From the Quercus lobata isolate SW786 chromosome 6, ValleyOak3.0 Primary Assembly, whole genome shotgun sequence genome, one window contains:
- the LOC115994302 gene encoding protein ALP1-like isoform X1 produces the protein MLLFAVMARLSLATRNRIKKRKLVLVVMFWLDMLQIVSMFFQLLCFIVEDCVRKRSLKATYGHDFHSRRGEIHRLCYESDETCINQLRMNRNAFTRLCNMLETIGGLKDTKHMLVDEQVAMFLHTLAHHAKNRVIKHHFRRSGETVSRYFNDVLHAIIRLQGELFKKPEPVPENSSDERWKWFKNCLGALDGTYISVRVPLEDKPRYRNRKGEIATNVLGVCSQDMQFIYVLPGWEGSAADGRVLRNAISRRNGLRVPHGYYYLVDAGYTNGKGFLAPYREQRYHLNDWRDGQQPRTAEEFFNMKHSSARNVIERCFGLLKIRWAILRSPSFFPIKTQNRIIMACCLLHNFIRRVMPVDPVEEELDNDEQLAEGINGDPITHIETSNEWSAWRTTLANEMFNTWRNRREI, from the exons ATGCTATTGTTTGCAGTTATGGCCCGTTTGAGTTTAGCCACAAGGAATAGGATAAAGAAAAGGAAGTTGGTTTTGGTTGTGATGTTTTGGTTGGATATGTTGCAAATTGTTAGTATGTTTTTTCAGTTATTATGCTTTATAGTAGAGGACTGTGTTCGAAAAAGATCATTGAAAGCAACATATGGTCATGATTTTCATTCAAGGAGAGGGGAAATTCACCGTTTATGCTATGAGAGTGATGAAACTTGCATTAACCAACTTAGGATGAATAGAAATGCATTTACTAGGTTATGTAATATGCTTGAAACAATAGGTGGCTTAAAAGATACAAAACACATGTTAGTAGATGAACAAGTTGCTATGTTCCTACATACACTAGCTCATCATGCAAAAAATCGAGTCATAAAACACCATTTTAGGCGCTCAGGAGAGACAGTGAGTAGATATTTCAATGATGTGTTACATGCTATCATACGTTTACAAGGAGAGCTATTTAAGAAACCAGAGCCAGTTCCAGAAAATTCTTCAGATGAGAGATGGAAATGGTTTAAG AATTGTTTAGGTGCATTAGATGGAACATATATTAGCGTGAGAGTGCCTTTAGAAGACAAACCTAGGTACCGAAATCGTAAGGGAGAGATTGCCACTAATGTACTAGGAGTTTGCTCACAAGACAtgcaatttatttatgttttgcctGGTTGGGAAGGCTCTGCTGCTGATGGTAGAGTGCTTCGAAATGCAATAAGTAGGAGGAATGGATTGAGAGTTCCCCATG GGTATTACTATCTTGTTGATGCTGGCTATACAAATGGTAAGGGATTTCTTGCCCCATATAGAGAACAACGATATCACTTGAATGATTGGAGAGATGGACAACAACCAAGAACCGCAGAAGAGTTCTTTAATATGAAACATTCTTCAGCTAGGAATGTTATAGAGAGATGTTTTGGACTGCTTAAAATACGATGGGCTATTCTTAGGAGTCCTTCATTCTTCCCAATCAAGACACAAAATCGCATTATTATGGCGTGTTGCCTTCTTCATAACTTTATAAGGAGAGTGATGCCTGTAGACCCAGTAGAAGAGGAATTGGACAATGATGAGCAGTTGGCAGAAGGAATTAATGGTGACCCAATAACACATATTGAGACTTCAAATGAATGGAGTGCATGGAGAACCACTTTGGCAAATGAAATGTTTAATACGTGGAGAAATAGGAGAGAAATATag
- the LOC115949811 gene encoding G-type lectin S-receptor-like serine/threonine-protein kinase CES101: protein MINSNDSTAILTLDHLGKLMINSSGFGGDPFVIYSGGPTENTISATLLDTGNLVVREVNSNGSIGRWLWESFDHPTDTLLPGMKLGVNHKPGRNWSLTSWLASDDPASGAFTLEWEPKTSRLIIKLRGVPYWSSGLIVKWNNDLLFDHMDYSKTQYYIINNVTDAEGEYFTYSIDAKYETLLYLQSGGRSTWQLKYWGPIMDRNVGIMNFGFCYGYGMEDEGCERWNQPKCRSHKQNFQLRSGGYANSQGEYVSSIRDDDDTANLSPSDCREYCWNDCDCLGYVDDSSGPGCYIWKGKLQFVQDNSGSSSRQYVLFTEPKSKK, encoded by the coding sequence ATGATCAATTCAAATGATTCAACAGCGATTCTTACCCTTGACCACCTGGGAAAGTTGATGATCAATTCCAGCGGATTTGGAGGTGATCCTTTTGTAATATATTCTGGCGGTCCAACTGAAAACACAATTAGTGCTACTCTACTAGATACAGGAAACTTAGTAGTAAGAGAAGTGAACTCCAATGGCTCTATTGGAAGGTGGTTGTGGGAAAGCTTTGACCATCCCACTGACACACTCCTGCCTGGGATGAAATTAGGTGTCAATCACAAACCTGGGCGTAATTGGTCTCTTACTTCATGGTTGGCATCAGATGATCCAGCATCAGGAGCCTTCACACTTGAGTGGGAACCCAAGACAAGCCGATTGATTATCAAGCTGCGAGGGGTGCCTTATTGGAGCAGTGGTCTGATTGTGAAATGGAATAATGATTTATTGTTTGATCATATGGACTACAGTAAAACTCAATATTACATTATCAATAATGTTACAGATGCGGAAGGGGAGTACTTCACTTATTCCATTGACGCTAAATATGAAACGCTTCTATACCTGCAGAGCGGAGGAAGATCGACATGGCAGTTAAAATACTGGGGCCCAATAATGGATAGAAATGTAGGAATTATGAACTTTGGTTTTTGTTATGGTTACGGTATGGAAGATGAAGGATGCGAGAGATGGAATCAACCAAAGTGCAGAAGtcacaaacaaaattttcaattaagatCTGGAGGCTATGCAAATTCTCAGGGAGAATATGTTTCCAGTATCCGTGATGATGACGACACTGCAAATCTTAGTCCTAGCGATTGCAGAGAATATTGCTGGAATGACTGTGATTGTTTGGGCTATGTTGATGATTCCTCTGGACCTGGATGCTATATTTGGAAAGGAAAATTGCAGTTTGTACAAGATAACAGTGGGAGCTCATCTCGTCAATATGTTTTATTTACAGAGCCAAAAAGTAAGAAATAA